A genomic window from Rhodococcus sp. KBS0724 includes:
- a CDS encoding PLDc N-terminal domain-containing protein, producing MNRNKKSWSELSPRQRRVVIVMGTIQSILAITAWADLAKRDRASVNGSKAKWAAIIAINFFGPITYFKRGRIQSK from the coding sequence ATGAACCGCAACAAAAAGTCATGGAGTGAACTCTCACCGCGCCAACGTCGCGTCGTGATCGTGATGGGCACGATCCAGTCGATTCTGGCTATCACCGCCTGGGCCGACCTCGCGAAGCGCGATCGTGCGTCGGTCAACGGCAGCAAGGCCAAATGGGCAGCGATCATCGCGATCAACTTTTTCGGACCGATCACGTACTTCAAGCGCGGCAGGATTCAGTCGAAGTAA
- a CDS encoding DUF1906 domain-containing protein → MHVSRRNLFKYAAAGSAAAGLAALSGTATVANAGSLGTLLDYSAGVPSAQSIRAGGYAGAIRYVSDRRPDANWMVGKPVKAGEVNALTAAGLQVVSCYQFGKGATADWREGREGGKRHATRGLELHRQAGGPEGRPIYASIDDNPTTTEINNLIRPYLEGWASVVGNQNLGIYGNTRVLDAMIGAGVGTWYWQHNWGSPAGYVHPRAHLHQFEIDKRKVDGIGVDLNSILALDYGQWSLAGSVVPNIPIGSIAP, encoded by the coding sequence GTGCACGTCTCACGAAGAAATCTGTTCAAGTACGCGGCCGCAGGTTCTGCCGCCGCAGGACTGGCCGCGCTCAGCGGCACGGCGACGGTGGCCAATGCCGGCTCGCTCGGAACTCTGCTCGACTACTCTGCCGGAGTCCCGTCGGCGCAATCGATTCGTGCGGGCGGCTACGCGGGCGCGATCCGTTACGTCTCCGACCGCCGCCCCGACGCGAACTGGATGGTGGGCAAGCCGGTCAAGGCGGGCGAAGTGAACGCACTGACCGCAGCGGGACTGCAGGTCGTGTCCTGCTATCAGTTCGGAAAAGGTGCGACGGCTGACTGGCGTGAAGGCCGCGAAGGCGGCAAGAGGCATGCAACACGGGGCCTGGAATTGCACCGCCAGGCCGGCGGACCTGAGGGGCGTCCGATCTACGCGTCGATCGACGACAACCCGACGACAACCGAGATCAACAATCTCATCCGGCCGTACCTCGAGGGATGGGCGTCGGTGGTCGGCAATCAGAATCTCGGTATCTACGGAAACACGCGTGTGCTCGACGCGATGATCGGCGCGGGTGTCGGAACCTGGTACTGGCAACACAATTGGGGATCGCCGGCGGGGTATGTCCATCCACGGGCGCACCTGCATCAATTCGAGATCGACAAGCGCAAGGTTGACGGTATCGGCGTCGACCTGAATTCGATCCTGGCGCTGGACTACGGGCAGTGGTCACTCGCCGGGTCTGTCGTACCGAATATTCCGATCGGCTCTATCGCACCATAG
- a CDS encoding nuclear transport factor 2 family protein: MAWTRAELDQAFAGFQNTVVECTRSGDWNAFADMFTEDVVYVEHAFGTLNGREAVRKWVTRTMTEFPGKRMTEFPANWYVIDEERGWIICEIDNPMEDPGDGSTHGAANITILHYAGDGLFSREEDAYNPMNFLAMTKAWCLAAEAAGNLPEDARAWLAKFGAMVR, translated from the coding sequence ATGGCATGGACACGCGCTGAACTCGATCAGGCCTTTGCAGGTTTCCAGAACACCGTCGTCGAATGCACCCGCAGTGGCGATTGGAATGCGTTTGCCGACATGTTCACCGAAGATGTCGTGTACGTCGAACATGCCTTCGGAACTCTCAACGGCCGTGAGGCCGTGCGTAAGTGGGTCACCCGCACGATGACCGAGTTCCCGGGAAAACGAATGACGGAGTTCCCCGCAAACTGGTACGTGATCGACGAGGAGCGCGGGTGGATCATCTGCGAGATCGACAATCCCATGGAGGATCCGGGCGACGGATCGACTCACGGCGCCGCAAACATCACGATCCTGCACTACGCCGGAGACGGATTGTTCTCACGCGAGGAAGACGCATACAACCCGATGAATTTCCTGGCGATGACCAAAGCCTGGTGCCTGGCCGCCGAAGCCGCGGGCAACCTCCCCGAGGATGCCCGCGCCTGGTTGGCAAAATTCGGCGCTATGGTGCGATAG
- a CDS encoding MFS transporter, with product MSVHAHPSNADTVVDATVSPRPRLILTVLGLCGIVVALMQTLVVPIIPQLPSLLNASPADTSWAITATLLAAAVITPISGRLGDMFGKKRMILVSLGLVVLGSVICALSSSLIGLVIGRALQGASVGAIPLGIAILRDVLPPKKVGGAMAVMSATLGVGGAVGLPIAAIIAQSADWHFLFVVSAALGGLCMLLVFFVIPESTIRKPGRFDFVGALGLAAGLIALLLPITKGGTWGWSDPKTLGLLASSVVIFVAWGFWELRRGAPLVNLRIAARKQVLFTNLASIAVGFAMYGNSLSLPQLLMAPKDTGYGFGLSMVTTGLVLAPAGLVMMALSPVSARISDWKGPRITLLTGALVIGLGYVTAYFATSAVWLVALAGMVIGAGVGLTFSAMPALIMSSVPITESAAANGLNSLMRSIGTSSSAAVVSVVLAGATIVVHDRIYPTLDMFKATFVISIVAAAVSMIFAWLIPKRTAPHRESTTSRPL from the coding sequence ATGTCCGTTCACGCCCATCCGTCGAACGCGGATACAGTCGTCGACGCGACAGTGTCCCCACGTCCACGACTGATCCTCACCGTCCTCGGTCTGTGCGGGATCGTCGTCGCCCTCATGCAAACGCTGGTCGTCCCGATCATCCCCCAGCTTCCGAGCTTGCTGAACGCGTCACCAGCGGACACGTCGTGGGCCATCACCGCGACGCTGCTCGCCGCTGCGGTCATCACCCCGATCAGTGGCCGCCTCGGCGACATGTTCGGCAAGAAACGCATGATCCTGGTGAGCCTCGGTCTGGTGGTCCTCGGTTCCGTTATCTGCGCCTTGTCTTCGTCGCTCATCGGACTGGTGATCGGACGCGCACTACAGGGCGCCTCCGTTGGTGCCATCCCTCTCGGCATTGCCATCCTGCGCGACGTCCTGCCACCGAAGAAGGTCGGCGGCGCAATGGCCGTCATGAGCGCCACCCTGGGCGTCGGCGGCGCTGTCGGTCTGCCCATCGCGGCGATCATCGCTCAAAGCGCCGATTGGCACTTCCTGTTCGTCGTGTCCGCGGCTCTCGGTGGCCTGTGTATGTTGTTGGTGTTCTTTGTCATTCCCGAGTCCACCATCCGCAAGCCGGGACGTTTCGACTTCGTGGGCGCACTCGGACTCGCCGCCGGCTTGATCGCGCTTCTCCTGCCGATCACCAAGGGTGGCACGTGGGGATGGTCCGATCCCAAGACGCTCGGACTGCTGGCGTCGTCCGTCGTGATCTTCGTGGCGTGGGGCTTCTGGGAACTCAGACGCGGTGCACCACTGGTGAATCTGCGAATCGCGGCACGCAAACAGGTGCTGTTCACCAACCTCGCCTCCATTGCCGTCGGCTTTGCCATGTACGGAAATTCACTGTCGCTACCGCAACTTCTCATGGCTCCGAAGGACACCGGCTACGGTTTCGGTTTGTCGATGGTGACCACCGGTCTGGTACTCGCTCCCGCCGGGCTGGTGATGATGGCGCTCTCCCCCGTGTCCGCGCGCATCTCGGACTGGAAAGGTCCGCGGATCACCTTGCTGACGGGAGCGCTCGTCATCGGACTCGGTTACGTCACAGCCTACTTCGCGACATCCGCCGTCTGGCTTGTCGCGCTTGCCGGAATGGTGATCGGAGCGGGTGTGGGACTGACATTCTCGGCGATGCCGGCACTCATCATGAGTTCGGTTCCGATCACCGAATCAGCCGCAGCCAACGGTTTGAACTCACTGATGCGATCGATCGGGACGTCGAGTTCCGCCGCCGTGGTCAGTGTTGTGCTTGCCGGCGCCACGATCGTGGTCCACGACCGTATCTACCCCACGCTCGACATGTTCAAGGCCACGTTCGTGATCTCGATCGTTGCCGCGGCGGTGTCGATGATCTTCGCGTGGTTGATTCCCAAACGGACAGCGCCGCACAGGGAATCAACCACGTCGCGGCCGCTTTGA
- a CDS encoding MarR family winged helix-turn-helix transcriptional regulator, translating to MTNARGEIPATEREPVDRDLVDVEYELTLLSRYHALAQRSDLHLDRSAYLLLGRLELQQPMSLKELSCAFRLDISTINRQIGALRRQGLVERVEDPAGGLARKVRPTASGLAQLRADRVHSTAGVGKVLRDWTPESRRALGELLRQFNQSVEDIEGRAWPRPTPDDHV from the coding sequence GTGACGAATGCGCGCGGAGAAATCCCGGCCACTGAGCGTGAACCTGTGGACCGCGACCTTGTCGACGTCGAATACGAACTGACGCTGCTGTCGCGATATCACGCACTGGCGCAACGCTCGGACCTTCATCTGGACCGCTCGGCGTACCTCTTGCTCGGCCGCCTCGAACTGCAACAACCGATGAGTCTGAAAGAACTGTCCTGCGCGTTCAGACTGGACATCTCGACCATCAACCGACAGATCGGCGCCCTCCGTCGACAAGGCTTGGTCGAACGCGTCGAAGACCCGGCTGGCGGATTGGCGAGAAAGGTCCGCCCCACCGCGTCCGGTCTGGCCCAGCTGCGGGCAGACCGCGTACATTCGACTGCCGGAGTGGGGAAGGTGTTGCGGGACTGGACGCCGGAGTCGCGTCGGGCATTGGGTGAGCTACTGCGGCAATTCAATCAATCGGTGGAAGATATCGAAGGCCGGGCGTGGCCGCGCCCGACGCCCGACGATCACGTCTGA
- a CDS encoding 4a-hydroxytetrahydrobiopterin dehydratase, translated as MASVMSDSAIDAALEELPDWQRTDNAITRVVESPTFPEAIALLQDVAAAAEAADHHPDMDVRWRKVTYSLSTHSAGGITELDVKFARKIDALVADAAKS; from the coding sequence ATGGCTTCCGTGATGTCCGATTCCGCGATCGACGCCGCACTCGAGGAACTGCCCGACTGGCAGCGAACCGACAACGCGATTACGCGGGTGGTCGAATCTCCGACATTTCCCGAAGCTATCGCATTGCTTCAGGACGTCGCCGCAGCTGCCGAAGCCGCCGATCATCATCCAGACATGGACGTCCGGTGGCGAAAAGTCACCTATTCGCTGTCGACACATTCAGCTGGCGGCATCACCGAACTCGACGTGAAGTTTGCTCGGAAAATCGATGCGCTCGTCGCCGATGCGGCAAAAAGCTGA